In Duganella zoogloeoides, a single genomic region encodes these proteins:
- a CDS encoding efflux RND transporter periplasmic adaptor subunit, producing the protein MNKKQKIIIAVMAVIGLLLAAWILAPKQAGESHDDHGHDGKEKAPAKAAAAPPAGELAHADGEVPEKIVLDAAQVKAAGIALAAAAPAKISVVTSLPGEIRFNEDRTAHVVPKLAGVVMEVHADLGQSVKQGQVLAVIASSGLSDQRSELLSAQRRLALASTTLEREKRLWQDKISAEQDYLQAQQAMSEAEIAVQNARQKLSAIGAGVGSGTGSGSGKNLNRLELRAPFSGVVMEKHLAQGEAVKEDAIVFTLSDLSTVWAEIAVPPRDLNLMRVGETVTVKATAFAAEAKGKIIYVGELLGEQTRTAKARVALANPDRAWRPGLFITVDVLSGSANRNANAADAAVAVASDAVQMVEERPVVFVETAGGFLAQPVKLGRSDGKMTEVLAGLKPGVRYVATGSFVLKAELGKDSAEHTH; encoded by the coding sequence ATGAACAAGAAACAAAAAATCATCATCGCCGTGATGGCGGTCATCGGCCTGCTGCTGGCCGCGTGGATCCTGGCGCCGAAACAGGCCGGCGAGTCGCACGACGACCACGGCCACGATGGCAAGGAAAAAGCGCCGGCCAAGGCGGCCGCAGCGCCGCCTGCGGGTGAACTCGCGCACGCGGATGGAGAGGTCCCGGAAAAAATCGTCCTCGATGCCGCCCAGGTAAAAGCCGCCGGCATCGCGCTGGCCGCCGCCGCGCCGGCAAAAATCAGCGTGGTGACATCGCTGCCCGGCGAGATCCGTTTTAACGAAGACCGCACCGCCCACGTGGTGCCCAAGCTGGCCGGCGTGGTGATGGAAGTGCACGCGGACCTGGGCCAGAGCGTGAAACAGGGGCAGGTGCTGGCGGTGATCGCCAGCAGCGGCTTGTCCGACCAGCGCAGCGAGCTGCTGTCGGCGCAGCGCCGCCTGGCCCTGGCATCGACCACGCTCGAGCGCGAAAAGCGCCTGTGGCAGGACAAGATCTCGGCCGAGCAGGACTATTTGCAGGCGCAGCAGGCCATGAGCGAGGCGGAAATCGCGGTGCAGAATGCGCGCCAGAAGCTCAGCGCCATTGGCGCCGGCGTTGGGTCTGGTACCGGTTCCGGCTCCGGAAAAAACCTCAATCGACTGGAACTGCGCGCGCCATTTTCTGGCGTGGTGATGGAAAAACACCTGGCGCAGGGCGAGGCGGTCAAGGAAGACGCCATCGTGTTTACGCTGTCGGACCTGTCCACGGTGTGGGCCGAAATTGCCGTGCCGCCGCGCGACCTCAACCTGATGCGAGTGGGCGAGACGGTCACCGTCAAGGCCACCGCCTTTGCCGCCGAAGCCAAGGGCAAGATCATCTACGTGGGCGAGCTGCTGGGCGAGCAAACCCGCACCGCCAAGGCGCGCGTGGCGCTGGCCAACCCGGACCGCGCCTGGCGCCCGGGCCTGTTCATCACGGTCGATGTGCTCTCCGGGTCTGCCAATCGTAACGCCAATGCGGCCGATGCGGCGGTGGCCGTGGCGTCCGACGCGGTGCAGATGGTCGAGGAAAGGCCGGTGGTGTTCGTCGAAACAGCGGGGGGCTTCCTGGCGCAGCCGGTAAAGCTGGGGCGCAGCGACGGCAAGATGACCGAAGTGCTGGCCGGCCTTAAGCCGGGCGTGCGCTACGTCGCTACCGGCAGCTTCGTGCTGAAGGCGGAGCTGGGCAAAGACAGCGCCGAACACACCCACTGA
- a CDS encoding efflux RND transporter permease subunit, which translates to MFERLIQFAIGQRSLVMLVVAAMAALGIYNYQKLPIDAVPDITNVQVQINTSAPGYSPLETEQRVTFPLETVMAGLPHLEQTRSLSRYGLSQITVIFKDGTDIFFARQMVNERLQEARNQLPAGVSPAMGPISTGLGEIYLWTVEAKEGAKKADGTPYTPTDLREIQDWIIKPQLRNVPGVTEINSIGGYAKEYQVAPDPQRLASYGLTLQDVVAALNRNNGNASAGYIEKRGEQLLVRAPGQVQSLDDIRNIILANAGGVPVRVRDVAEVLIGRELRTGAATENGREVVLGTVFMLIGQNSRAVSQAVDQKMVEINRSLPAGVEAITVYDRTVLVDKAINTVRKNLLEGAVLVIAVLFVFLGNIRAALITAMVIPLSMLFTFTGMVTFKVSANLLSLGALDFGIIVDGAVVIVENCVRRLAHAQAQAGRKLTRAERFVEVFAAAKEARRPLLYGQLIIMVVYLPIFALTGVEGRMFHPMALTVVMALAGAMLLSITFIPAAVALFIGDNVVEKEHKQLGAWYGRVLERVLANTPVVLAFAGIAVVLSVLLATRLGSEFVPSLNEGDFAIQALRIPGTSLTQSVAMQKQIEVTLKNKYPEIDRIFARTGTAEIASDPMPPNISDGYIMLKPQSEWPKPRKTRDELLQDIQATLARLPGNGYEFSQPIQLRFNELISGVRSDVAVKLFGDDTQVLNDTAAKIAATLGSVAGAAEVKVEQTTGLPMLTVQIDREKTARYGLNVGDVQDTIATAIGGTEAGTLFEGDRRFDIVVRLPDAQRQDLEALRRLPVPLPRGAAGVNFIPLGEVASFTIAPGPNQISREDGKRRVVISANVRGRDIGSFVAEAESTLRTQVQVPPGYWTAWGGQFEQLQSASQRLQLVVPLALALVLILLFAMFGSMKDGLLVFSGIPFALTGGIAALALRGIPLSISAAVGFIALSGVAVLNGLVLISFIRKLRDDGLTVEQAIRAGALGRLRPVLMTALVASLGFVPMALATGTGAEVQRPLATVVIGGILSSTALTLLVLPLLYRLVHGRSRQAA; encoded by the coding sequence ATGTTCGAACGTCTGATTCAATTCGCCATCGGCCAGCGGTCGCTGGTGATGCTGGTGGTTGCCGCCATGGCGGCGCTGGGCATCTACAACTATCAAAAGCTGCCGATCGACGCGGTGCCCGACATCACCAACGTGCAGGTGCAGATCAACACGTCGGCGCCCGGCTACTCGCCGCTTGAAACCGAGCAGCGCGTGACCTTCCCGCTCGAAACCGTGATGGCCGGCCTGCCGCACCTCGAGCAAACCCGCTCGCTGTCGCGCTACGGCCTGTCGCAGATCACCGTGATCTTCAAGGATGGCACCGACATTTTCTTCGCCCGGCAGATGGTCAATGAACGCCTGCAGGAAGCGCGCAACCAGCTGCCGGCCGGCGTGTCGCCGGCGATGGGGCCAATTTCCACCGGCCTCGGTGAAATCTACCTGTGGACGGTGGAAGCGAAAGAGGGCGCCAAAAAAGCTGACGGCACGCCATACACGCCCACCGACCTGCGCGAGATCCAGGACTGGATCATCAAGCCGCAGCTGCGCAACGTGCCGGGCGTGACCGAGATCAATTCGATCGGCGGTTACGCCAAGGAGTACCAGGTGGCGCCCGATCCGCAGCGCCTGGCATCGTATGGGCTGACCTTGCAGGACGTGGTGGCGGCGCTCAACCGCAACAACGGCAACGCCAGCGCCGGCTACATCGAAAAGCGCGGCGAGCAGTTGCTGGTGCGCGCGCCGGGACAGGTGCAGTCCTTGGACGACATCCGCAACATCATCCTGGCCAATGCCGGCGGGGTGCCGGTGCGCGTGCGCGACGTGGCCGAGGTGCTGATCGGGCGCGAGCTGCGTACCGGGGCGGCCACCGAAAATGGTCGCGAGGTGGTGCTGGGCACGGTGTTCATGCTGATCGGCCAGAACAGCCGCGCCGTATCGCAGGCGGTGGACCAGAAAATGGTGGAGATCAACCGCAGCCTGCCGGCCGGAGTAGAAGCGATCACCGTGTACGACCGCACCGTGCTGGTGGACAAGGCGATCAACACGGTCAGGAAAAACCTGCTGGAAGGGGCGGTCCTGGTGATCGCGGTGCTGTTTGTCTTCCTCGGTAATATCCGCGCGGCGCTGATTACCGCCATGGTGATCCCGTTGTCGATGCTGTTTACTTTTACCGGCATGGTCACCTTCAAGGTCAGCGCCAATCTGCTGAGCCTTGGTGCGCTGGACTTCGGCATCATAGTCGATGGCGCGGTGGTGATCGTGGAGAACTGCGTGCGTCGCCTGGCGCACGCGCAGGCGCAGGCGGGTCGCAAGCTCACCCGCGCCGAGCGGTTTGTCGAGGTGTTCGCGGCAGCGAAGGAGGCGCGCCGTCCGCTGCTGTACGGCCAGTTGATCATCATGGTCGTGTACCTGCCGATCTTCGCGCTCACCGGCGTGGAGGGGCGCATGTTCCACCCGATGGCGCTGACGGTGGTGATGGCGCTGGCTGGCGCCATGCTGCTGTCGATCACCTTCATTCCGGCCGCCGTGGCGCTGTTCATCGGCGACAACGTGGTGGAAAAGGAGCACAAGCAGCTGGGGGCCTGGTATGGCCGCGTGCTCGAACGCGTGCTGGCCAATACGCCGGTGGTGCTGGCGTTTGCCGGCATCGCGGTGGTGCTGTCGGTGCTGCTGGCCACGCGCCTGGGCAGCGAGTTCGTGCCGAGCCTGAACGAAGGCGATTTCGCCATCCAGGCGCTGCGCATCCCCGGCACCAGCCTGACGCAGTCGGTGGCAATGCAAAAACAGATCGAGGTCACGCTCAAGAACAAATACCCCGAGATCGACCGCATTTTTGCGCGCACCGGCACGGCGGAAATCGCATCCGACCCGATGCCGCCGAATATTTCGGATGGCTACATCATGCTCAAGCCGCAGTCGGAGTGGCCCAAACCTCGTAAAACGCGCGACGAGCTGCTGCAAGATATCCAGGCCACGCTGGCGCGCCTGCCCGGCAACGGCTACGAGTTCTCGCAGCCGATCCAGCTGCGCTTTAACGAATTGATCTCGGGCGTGCGCAGTGACGTGGCGGTCAAGCTGTTCGGCGACGACACGCAGGTGCTGAACGACACCGCCGCGAAAATCGCCGCCACCCTGGGCAGCGTAGCCGGCGCCGCCGAAGTGAAGGTGGAGCAGACCACCGGCCTGCCGATGCTGACCGTGCAGATCGACCGCGAGAAAACCGCGCGCTATGGCCTCAACGTGGGCGACGTGCAGGACACGATTGCCACCGCCATCGGCGGCACCGAGGCCGGTACGCTGTTCGAGGGCGACCGCCGCTTCGACATCGTGGTGCGGCTGCCGGACGCACAGCGCCAGGACCTGGAAGCCTTGCGCCGGCTGCCGGTGCCGCTGCCCAGGGGCGCGGCTGGCGTCAACTTCATCCCGCTTGGCGAGGTGGCCAGTTTCACCATCGCGCCCGGTCCCAACCAGATCAGCCGCGAGGACGGCAAGCGCCGCGTGGTCATCAGCGCCAATGTGCGCGGGCGCGACATCGGCTCGTTCGTGGCCGAGGCGGAAAGCACGCTGCGCACCCAGGTCCAGGTGCCGCCCGGCTACTGGACTGCGTGGGGCGGCCAGTTCGAGCAACTGCAGTCGGCGTCGCAGCGCCTGCAACTGGTGGTGCCGCTGGCCCTGGCGCTGGTGCTGATCCTGCTGTTTGCCATGTTCGGCAGCATGAAAGATGGTTTGCTGGTGTTTAGCGGCATCCCGTTCGCGCTCACCGGCGGCATCGCCGCGCTGGCGCTGCGCGGCATCCCGTTGTCGATTTCGGCGGCGGTGGGCTTTATTGCGCTGTCGGGCGTGGCGGTGCTCAACGGCCTGGTGCTGATTTCGTTCATCCGCAAGCTGCGCGACGACGGCCTGACGGTGGAGCAGGCGATCCGGGCGGGCGCGCTGGGCCGGCTGCGGCCGGTGCTGATGACGGCGCTGGTGGCGTCGCTGGGCTTCGTGCCGATGGCGCTGGCCACCGGCACCGGCGCCGAGGTGCAGCGCCCGCTGGCGACGGTGGTCATCGGCGGCATCCTGTCGTCCACTGCCCTGACTTTGTTGGTGTTGCCATTGTTGTATCGGCTGGTGCATGGCCGCAGCAGGCAGGCAGCCTGA